Proteins encoded in a region of the Deltaproteobacteria bacterium genome:
- a CDS encoding AAA family ATPase — translation MDEITSFFAHGSRWVRADFHLHTRWDKEFKDAGTEQDFVVRYVAALKQADIRVGVITNHNKFDRDEFRALRKAAKKEDIYLMPGVELSVKDGRNGIHTLVAFHEAWADNRENADHINSFIGLTFAGQAGYDNSNARSNHDLLETIRELDKFEKDYMTLDEVGRGEPTFIKIGAFTFEAVQFALKPGADRLSDKAIQRQVHSWVRSVSFEGGRLDGKRIDLSDEMNCLIGIRGSGKSAVLECLRFALELPLPESTEELDLKYKQDLVRFALGSGGKVVVEVEDAQGQRYEIRRILNERADIYFDGELRPGVRIPLKNPLFFGQKELVKRGEGSERELVERLLGSKLDAVRREIITQRQRVLDIMANLDKLKELDTLEQEYQSKRKDTEFRLELFRKYGVEQQLRRQVEFNADVTHARLIVDAVDAFVRSFDSFLKEQESELAAQSKLESKENADVIADINAILDRIRKAPDSARQVLTETRNDARALREKLAELERRREALKDDFASIKRKLSEQLQQAGGVSIRPDDFVKLNTELQRAKLALEEIAKSRTRKDALRDELLKELKRLSDMWHQEFKQIETEIKKLNESQTALRIIPQYKGDKVAFLKELQNHFRGSKLREATLKGVLDSHADFISVYEALDTISNNLGDSGDVFRRYFNEAKASLLTWQVPNIFQIEYHGKELRDHSLGQRASALILFILSQRDNDVIVIDQPEDDLDNQTIFEDVIKLVRTLKKSIQFIFATHNANFPVLGDAEQVGACSFASGSADIQVGSIDEPRIQKAIVSIMEGGHEAFARRKEIYQLWKQ, via the coding sequence ATGGATGAAATAACGAGTTTCTTCGCTCACGGAAGTCGGTGGGTGCGGGCTGACTTTCATCTGCATACCCGGTGGGACAAGGAATTTAAAGACGCGGGTACCGAGCAGGATTTCGTGGTGCGATATGTTGCAGCGCTGAAGCAAGCGGACATCCGGGTTGGCGTTATCACCAACCACAATAAGTTCGACCGAGACGAGTTCAGGGCACTCCGGAAAGCCGCAAAGAAAGAAGATATCTATCTAATGCCCGGGGTTGAGTTGTCGGTCAAAGATGGGCGAAATGGTATTCATACGCTGGTGGCATTCCACGAGGCCTGGGCCGACAACCGTGAAAATGCAGATCACATTAACAGCTTCATCGGGCTGACCTTCGCGGGTCAGGCGGGCTATGACAACAGCAATGCCCGATCAAATCACGATCTCCTGGAAACGATTCGCGAACTGGATAAGTTCGAGAAGGACTACATGACGCTGGACGAAGTCGGACGCGGCGAACCGACCTTTATCAAAATCGGCGCTTTTACTTTTGAGGCGGTCCAGTTTGCCTTGAAGCCGGGGGCAGATCGTTTGTCCGACAAGGCCATTCAGAGGCAGGTTCACTCTTGGGTGCGATCAGTCAGCTTTGAGGGAGGCAGATTGGATGGAAAACGGATTGACCTTTCCGACGAGATGAACTGCTTAATCGGCATTCGGGGAAGTGGAAAGTCGGCCGTTCTCGAGTGCTTGCGCTTCGCGCTTGAATTGCCGTTGCCTGAATCCACAGAAGAGTTGGACCTTAAGTACAAGCAGGATCTTGTCCGGTTTGCCCTCGGCAGTGGCGGAAAGGTCGTGGTCGAGGTGGAAGACGCACAAGGGCAGCGTTACGAAATCCGCCGAATCCTGAACGAGCGAGCGGACATTTACTTCGATGGGGAATTGCGACCCGGCGTGCGCATACCCTTGAAGAATCCCCTATTCTTCGGACAAAAGGAATTGGTGAAGAGAGGCGAAGGTTCCGAGCGCGAACTCGTGGAACGCTTGCTGGGCTCGAAACTCGATGCCGTCCGCCGAGAGATTATTACCCAACGCCAACGGGTGTTGGACATAATGGCGAATCTCGACAAACTGAAAGAGTTGGACACGCTGGAGCAGGAGTACCAGAGCAAGAGGAAGGACACAGAGTTTCGTCTGGAGCTTTTTAGAAAATACGGCGTTGAGCAGCAGCTTCGGCGTCAGGTGGAGTTCAATGCAGACGTGACGCACGCTCGTCTCATCGTTGATGCTGTAGATGCATTTGTCCGATCTTTCGACTCATTTCTAAAGGAACAGGAATCTGAACTGGCCGCGCAATCCAAGCTTGAGTCCAAAGAAAACGCCGATGTCATCGCAGACATCAACGCTATCCTTGACCGGATACGCAAGGCTCCTGACAGCGCCCGGCAGGTTCTTACTGAGACGCGCAACGATGCGCGCGCCTTGCGGGAGAAACTTGCTGAACTGGAGCGTCGCCGCGAGGCACTCAAGGACGATTTCGCATCCATTAAGCGGAAACTGAGCGAGCAACTCCAACAAGCGGGTGGCGTCAGTATTCGTCCAGATGATTTCGTAAAGCTCAACACCGAATTACAGAGAGCCAAACTGGCACTCGAAGAAATAGCTAAGAGCCGTACACGAAAGGACGCTCTTCGAGACGAGCTTCTGAAGGAACTGAAGCGGCTTTCCGACATGTGGCACCAGGAGTTCAAGCAGATCGAGACGGAAATCAAGAAACTGAACGAAAGCCAAACTGCGCTTCGAATTATCCCCCAGTATAAGGGCGACAAGGTTGCGTTTCTGAAAGAGTTGCAGAATCATTTCCGCGGCAGCAAGCTCCGAGAGGCAACTTTGAAGGGCGTGCTGGATTCGCATGCTGATTTCATCTCGGTCTACGAAGCGCTGGATACGATCTCCAACAACCTTGGTGATTCGGGCGATGTGTTTCGAAGGTACTTCAATGAAGCCAAGGCATCCTTGCTCACTTGGCAGGTGCCAAACATCTTCCAAATCGAGTATCACGGGAAGGAGTTACGCGATCACTCGCTGGGGCAAAGGGCTTCAGCACTGATCCTCTTCATTCTTAGTCAGCGTGACAACGATGTAATCGTCATTGACCAACCTGAAGATGACTTGGATAACCAGACCATCTTTGAGGATGTCATCAAGTTGGTACGGACGCTTAAGAAGAGTATCCAGTTCATCTTTGCGACACACAACGCCAATTTTCCTGTATTGGGCGACGCGGAACAGGTAGGCGCGTGTTCTTTCGCCAGTGGAAGCGCTGACATCCAGGTCGGTAGCATTGACGAACCTCGGATTCAGAAGGCCATCGTATCCATCATGGAAGGCGGGCATGAAGCCTTCGCTCGTCGGAAGGAGATTTACCAGTTATGGAAGCAGTAG
- a CDS encoding putative DNA binding domain-containing protein: MEAVELIEVIGRGEDSRSQFKQNITNPESVAGDLVAFSNSKGGMILIGVNDQGTVVGLSADDIRRINQLISNTATDRVRPSINPTTENLSVGGLLVMVVTVQEGISKPYADNHGVFWVKSGADKRRVTSREEVQRMLQSADLIHADELPVEGTTTGDIDVEHFSGFFEKMYGESLDKALDRDGLSLGRLLNNLGLAREATLNLAGVMLFGRNPQRHRPAFVIKAVSFVGNDPAGDKYRDSQDIEGCLRDLYKGTISFLTRNLRRLQDEKGFNTEGDLEVPSAALEELVVNMLLHRDYFISAPWRVMLFDNRIELISPGALPNNLTVENIRNGVSVIRNPLIASFATKGNELPYRGIGTGIRRALAAVPALELASDHERNLFTARIPRRGQ; encoded by the coding sequence ATGGAAGCAGTAGAACTGATTGAGGTTATCGGACGCGGTGAAGACAGTCGTTCGCAGTTTAAGCAGAACATTACGAACCCCGAATCTGTAGCGGGCGACCTTGTGGCCTTCTCCAACAGCAAGGGCGGCATGATCCTTATTGGGGTCAACGACCAAGGGACGGTTGTCGGGCTTTCGGCGGATGACATCCGCCGAATCAACCAACTGATATCCAACACGGCAACCGACCGCGTGCGGCCCTCGATCAACCCCACAACCGAGAACCTCTCTGTCGGAGGGCTGCTGGTCATGGTCGTCACCGTGCAGGAGGGTATCTCCAAGCCTTATGCCGACAACCATGGCGTATTCTGGGTGAAGTCGGGAGCGGACAAGCGCCGCGTGACTTCTCGCGAGGAAGTCCAACGGATGCTCCAAAGTGCCGATCTTATTCACGCGGACGAACTGCCCGTCGAGGGAACCACAACCGGCGACATAGATGTGGAGCACTTCAGCGGGTTCTTTGAAAAGATGTATGGGGAGTCCTTGGACAAGGCGCTCGATAGGGATGGCCTTTCATTGGGGCGCTTGCTGAACAATCTCGGTCTGGCGCGAGAAGCGACGCTCAATCTCGCCGGAGTTATGCTTTTTGGGCGCAATCCTCAAAGACATCGCCCCGCCTTCGTCATCAAGGCGGTATCCTTCGTCGGCAACGATCCTGCCGGTGACAAATACCGGGACAGCCAGGACATCGAAGGGTGCTTGCGTGATCTGTACAAGGGGACGATTTCCTTTCTCACCCGCAATCTACGGCGACTGCAAGACGAAAAAGGTTTCAATACGGAAGGCGATCTGGAAGTGCCCTCGGCTGCCTTGGAAGAACTTGTCGTCAACATGCTGCTGCATCGGGATTACTTCATCTCCGCGCCATGGCGGGTCATGTTATTTGACAATCGCATCGAGTTGATCAGCCCGGGGGCTCTGCCGAACAATCTTACCGTAGAGAATATTCGCAATGGCGTGTCTGTCATCCGTAATCCGCTAATCGCCTCCTTTGCAACCAAAGGCAACGAACTCCCCTATCGTGGCATCGGCACGGGAATCCGACGGGCACTGGCGGCTGTCCCGGCGCTGGAACTGGCATCCGACCACGAACGCAACTTGTTTACCGCACGCATACCACGGAGAGGACAATGA
- a CDS encoding type II toxin-antitoxin system RelE/ParE family toxin, protein MIFFETSAFTRRIVEIMEDEEYRLLQLALMKKPEAGAIVPGAGGMRKIRWGIPGRGKRGGARVVYYWHAGDEQFFMLLAYTKNERDDMTPDQMKALRRQVREVFR, encoded by the coding sequence ATGATCTTTTTCGAGACTTCGGCGTTTACCAGGCGAATCGTCGAAATCATGGAGGACGAAGAGTATCGACTGCTCCAGCTCGCCCTTATGAAGAAGCCGGAGGCGGGGGCAATCGTTCCAGGGGCCGGGGGGATGCGCAAGATCAGGTGGGGGATTCCGGGGCGGGGGAAACGAGGGGGCGCGCGGGTCGTTTACTACTGGCACGCCGGGGACGAACAGTTCTTTATGCTGCTCGCCTACACGAAGAACGAGCGGGACGATATGACTCCGGACCAGATGAAGGCGCTGAGGCGTCAGGTGAGGGAGGTATTTCGATGA